A DNA window from Thiobacillus denitrificans ATCC 25259 contains the following coding sequences:
- a CDS encoding peptidoglycan D,D-transpeptidase FtsI family protein, with protein MNYHSRRLLRLNLAPWRMATVAGLLLAGLTVVGGRAFYLQGLNTDYLQGKGDAVANRQLTLPAQRGQVADRHGQLLAISTPVESLWARPTELRLDDAQRAQLARVLGVSPQALAKTLGRKTRGEFSVRRPVTPEQAVKIAAMGIPGLHLRREFRRYYPAGEVAAHVVGFTNVDDLGQEGVERAYQDWLAGREGKREILRDRRGNTIRDLAPIKTAQMGGNLALALDLKIQYLAHRELAAAIEAHKAKGGSVVVLDAKTGEILALANQPIFNPNNRHDYAPGPMRNRAVIDTFEPGSTIKPFVAAAVLERGLYDPDSVIDTPETWRVGRKLVRDVHPHPQMTVSEIIQKSSNVGAVKLAMSLTPQQYWEVLHRAGFGERPGSGFPGETAGRLRDAANWKPVEHATMAYGYGLSVSLLQLTRAYMAFANDGEVMPLSFLKREPQEIVGVRVFSPTVAREVRAMMEAVTQEGGTGLRTRVPGYRVAGKTGTAHKLVDGRYAPDRYLSSFVGMAPASNPRLIIGVVIDEPSGGVYYGGSVAGPVFAQVMAASLRQLALPPDAPETATHLTHNVRPARGGGA; from the coding sequence GTGAACTATCACTCGCGCAGGCTGCTCCGGCTGAATCTCGCCCCCTGGCGCATGGCGACCGTGGCGGGCCTGCTGCTCGCCGGTCTGACCGTGGTCGGCGGGCGCGCGTTCTACCTGCAAGGCCTCAACACCGACTACCTGCAGGGAAAGGGGGACGCGGTCGCCAACCGCCAACTCACCCTGCCGGCGCAGCGCGGCCAGGTTGCGGACCGCCACGGCCAGTTGCTCGCGATCAGCACGCCGGTCGAGTCGCTGTGGGCGCGTCCGACCGAGTTGCGCCTCGACGACGCCCAGCGGGCCCAGCTCGCCCGCGTGCTCGGCGTGTCGCCGCAGGCGCTGGCGAAGACGCTCGGGCGCAAGACCCGCGGTGAATTCAGCGTGCGCCGTCCGGTCACCCCCGAGCAGGCCGTGAAAATCGCCGCGATGGGGATCCCGGGCCTGCACCTGCGGCGAGAATTCCGCCGCTATTACCCGGCCGGCGAAGTCGCCGCCCACGTCGTCGGCTTCACCAACGTCGACGATCTCGGACAGGAAGGCGTCGAGCGTGCCTATCAGGACTGGCTCGCCGGGCGCGAAGGCAAACGCGAGATCCTGCGCGACCGACGCGGCAACACCATCCGCGACCTCGCGCCGATCAAGACCGCGCAGATGGGCGGAAATCTTGCGCTCGCGCTCGACCTCAAGATCCAGTATCTCGCACACCGCGAACTCGCCGCGGCGATCGAGGCACACAAGGCCAAGGGCGGCAGCGTCGTCGTGCTCGACGCCAAGACCGGCGAGATTCTGGCCCTGGCCAACCAGCCGATCTTCAACCCGAACAACCGGCACGACTATGCTCCCGGTCCGATGCGCAATCGCGCCGTGATCGACACCTTCGAGCCGGGCTCGACGATCAAGCCCTTCGTCGCCGCCGCCGTGCTCGAGCGCGGCCTGTACGATCCCGACAGCGTCATCGACACGCCGGAGACCTGGCGCGTTGGCCGCAAGCTCGTGCGCGACGTGCACCCGCATCCGCAGATGACGGTGAGCGAGATCATCCAGAAGTCGAGCAACGTCGGCGCGGTCAAGCTCGCGATGTCGTTGACGCCGCAGCAATACTGGGAGGTGCTGCATCGTGCGGGGTTCGGCGAACGGCCGGGCTCGGGCTTCCCCGGCGAGACGGCCGGACGCTTGCGCGACGCCGCGAACTGGAAGCCGGTCGAGCACGCGACCATGGCGTACGGCTACGGCCTTTCGGTCAGCCTGCTGCAGCTGACCCGCGCCTACATGGCGTTCGCCAACGACGGCGAGGTGATGCCCTTGTCGTTCCTCAAGCGCGAGCCGCAGGAAATTGTCGGCGTGCGCGTGTTTTCGCCGACCGTCGCCCGCGAAGTCCGCGCGATGATGGAAGCCGTCACGCAGGAAGGCGGCACCGGTCTGCGCACGCGCGTGCCCGGCTACCGCGTCGCAGGCAAGACCGGCACCGCGCACAAGCTGGTCGACGGCCGCTACGCACCGGACCGCTATCTGTCGTCCTTCGTCGGCATGGCGCCCGCGTCGAATCCGCGGCTCATCATCGGCGTGGTGATCGACGAGCCGTCCGGCGGCGTCTATTACGGCGGCAGCGTCGCCGGTCCGGTTTTCGCCCAAGTCATGGCGGCTAGCCTGCGTCAGCTCGCGCTTCCTCCCGACGCGCCGGAGACCGCGACCCACCTTACGCACAATGTGCGCCCCGCACGTGGAGGCGGTGCGTGA
- a CDS encoding UDP-N-acetylmuramoyl-L-alanyl-D-glutamate--2,6-diaminopimelate ligase, which translates to MAVRDSHNPLAASASMSIRESVPHILERLGLAPGELVNDSRRAAPGKVFVAYPGDARDGRDFIPQAVAQGADGVLWEADHYQWDPALAIPNAGVAGLKTRIGEIAAHVYGEPSRALHMIGVTGTNGKTSVAHWIAQALSALGRKTAIIGTVGNGFPSTGDTPAALTPALNTTPDAIELQQRLARYRGEGAVACAMEVSSHGLAQGRVNGCRFKVAVLTNLSRDHLDYHGDMDSYAAAKARLFNWPDLEWAVLNVDDAFGQRLEGETRPARVAGYGFQRGAVVARGLQLSQAGMHLALQTDWGDAEIDAPLLGRFNAANLLAALTALLVSDVKLDDACRALAQVTPPAGRMQTLGGEAHPLVVVDYSHTPDALEKVLATLREIAGGGRLICVFGCGGNRDKGKRPLMGAAAGRGADEIWVTSDNPRHEDPRAIIDDIRAGLAEAEAEGRVRVEAERARAIFEAVGGAHHGDVVLIAGKGHEDYQEVAGERLPFSDIAMARKALEAWA; encoded by the coding sequence ATGGCCGTGCGCGACTCTCACAACCCGCTTGCCGCGAGCGCGTCGATGTCGATCCGCGAATCGGTGCCGCACATCCTCGAACGGCTCGGTCTGGCACCGGGCGAGCTCGTCAACGACAGCCGGCGCGCCGCGCCGGGCAAGGTGTTCGTTGCCTACCCGGGCGACGCCCGCGACGGCCGCGACTTCATCCCGCAGGCGGTGGCCCAGGGCGCCGACGGTGTGCTGTGGGAGGCCGATCACTATCAGTGGGATCCCGCGCTCGCGATCCCGAACGCCGGCGTCGCCGGACTCAAGACCCGCATCGGCGAAATCGCGGCACACGTCTACGGCGAGCCGTCGCGGGCGCTGCACATGATCGGCGTCACCGGCACCAACGGCAAAACCTCGGTCGCGCACTGGATCGCGCAGGCGCTGTCGGCGCTCGGCCGCAAGACCGCGATCATCGGCACCGTCGGCAACGGCTTCCCGTCCACGGGCGACACGCCCGCTGCGCTCACACCGGCGCTCAACACGACGCCAGACGCGATCGAGCTCCAGCAGCGCCTCGCGCGCTACCGCGGCGAGGGCGCGGTCGCCTGTGCCATGGAAGTCTCGTCGCACGGCCTCGCGCAGGGCCGCGTCAACGGGTGCCGCTTCAAGGTCGCAGTGCTGACCAACCTGTCGCGTGACCATCTCGACTACCACGGCGACATGGACAGCTACGCCGCTGCGAAGGCGCGTCTCTTCAACTGGCCCGATCTCGAGTGGGCGGTGCTGAACGTCGACGACGCGTTCGGGCAGCGCCTCGAGGGCGAGACGCGGCCGGCGCGTGTTGCCGGCTACGGTTTCCAGCGCGGCGCCGTCGTCGCGCGCGGTCTCCAGTTGTCGCAGGCAGGCATGCATCTGGCGTTGCAGACCGACTGGGGCGACGCCGAGATCGACGCGCCGCTGCTCGGCCGCTTCAACGCCGCGAACCTGCTCGCCGCGCTGACCGCGCTGCTGGTCTCCGACGTGAAGCTCGACGACGCGTGTCGCGCGCTCGCGCAGGTCACGCCCCCTGCCGGGCGCATGCAGACGCTGGGCGGCGAGGCGCATCCGCTGGTCGTGGTCGACTACTCGCATACGCCGGACGCGCTCGAGAAAGTGCTCGCGACGCTGCGAGAAATCGCGGGCGGGGGCCGGCTGATCTGCGTATTCGGCTGCGGCGGCAATCGCGACAAGGGCAAGCGCCCCCTGATGGGCGCAGCGGCTGGCCGTGGCGCTGACGAGATATGGGTCACGAGCGACAACCCGCGCCACGAGGATCCGCGCGCCATCATCGACGACATCCGCGCGGGGCTTGCCGAGGCCGAGGCGGAGGGTCGGGTGCGCGTCGAGGCCGAGCGCGCCCGCGCGATATTCGAGGCGGTCGGCGGCGCGCATCACGGCGACGTCGTGCTGATCGCAGGCAAGGGCCACGAGGACTATCAGGAAGTCGCGGGCGAACGTCTGCCGTTTTCGGATATTGCAATGGCGAGAAAGGCGCTGGAGGCTTGGGCATGA
- a CDS encoding UDP-N-acetylmuramoyl-tripeptide--D-alanyl-D-alanine ligase, whose translation MSEGNCMMRLSEAAAMLGVPLPGADAEVVRVTTDSRTLRPGDLFVALRGERFDGGAFAAQALQQGAAGVVLDRAQAPDLAQALRVDDTRLALGRLAQAWRQRFAIPLVAITGSNGKTTVKEMLAAILRVEAGDAAAVLHTEGNLNNDIGVPLMLLRLRDHHQYAVLEMGMNHAGEIDYLTRLARPDIAIVNNALTAHIGFLGSVENIARAKGEIFNGLTDAGIAVFNADDPHAGLWREANRQRCVVDFGLVHATSVRGDYRADEFGSALTVTLPNATLDIALQVPGEHNVMNALAAVAGAFALDVSHRSVVAGLAGFGGVKGRLQRKAALHGSTVIDDTYNANPDSVKAALAVLAQQPGKKIFVLGDMGELGDDAASMHEEIGVAARAAGVGRLLALGDLSCATVAAFGTGAMHFERIEELLAELENELAPGTVVLVKGSRFMQMERVVKSFTEASDAPGMQEH comes from the coding sequence ATGAGCGAGGGGAACTGCATGATGCGTCTGTCGGAGGCCGCGGCCATGCTCGGCGTGCCGCTGCCCGGCGCCGACGCCGAAGTCGTGCGGGTCACGACCGACAGCCGTACGCTGCGTCCCGGCGACCTCTTCGTCGCACTGCGCGGCGAGCGCTTCGACGGCGGCGCTTTCGCGGCGCAGGCCCTGCAGCAGGGCGCGGCCGGCGTGGTCCTCGACCGGGCGCAGGCGCCCGACCTCGCGCAGGCGCTGCGCGTCGACGATACCCGGCTCGCACTCGGCCGGCTGGCGCAGGCGTGGCGGCAGCGTTTTGCGATTCCGCTCGTCGCGATCACCGGCAGCAACGGCAAGACGACCGTGAAGGAAATGCTCGCGGCGATCCTGCGCGTCGAAGCGGGCGACGCCGCGGCCGTACTGCACACCGAGGGCAATCTCAACAACGATATCGGCGTACCGCTGATGCTGCTGCGCCTGCGCGACCACCATCAGTACGCCGTGCTCGAAATGGGCATGAACCACGCCGGCGAGATCGACTACCTCACGCGTCTTGCGCGACCCGACATCGCGATCGTCAACAACGCGCTTACTGCGCATATCGGGTTTCTCGGTTCGGTGGAAAACATCGCGCGCGCCAAGGGCGAGATTTTCAACGGCCTCACCGACGCGGGAATCGCCGTGTTCAACGCCGACGATCCGCATGCCGGACTTTGGCGCGAGGCGAATCGCCAGCGCTGCGTCGTCGATTTCGGCCTCGTGCACGCGACCAGCGTCCGCGGTGACTACCGTGCCGACGAATTCGGCTCGGCGCTCACGGTCACGCTGCCGAACGCCACGCTCGACATCGCGCTCCAGGTTCCGGGCGAGCACAACGTCATGAACGCGCTCGCGGCGGTCGCCGGCGCGTTCGCCCTCGACGTCTCGCATCGCAGTGTCGTCGCCGGGCTCGCGGGCTTCGGTGGCGTCAAGGGCCGGCTGCAGCGCAAAGCCGCGCTGCACGGCAGCACCGTGATCGACGACACCTATAACGCCAACCCGGACTCGGTCAAGGCCGCGCTGGCCGTGCTCGCGCAGCAGCCGGGCAAAAAAATATTCGTGCTCGGCGACATGGGCGAACTCGGCGACGACGCCGCGTCCATGCATGAGGAGATCGGCGTCGCCGCGCGGGCGGCCGGCGTCGGCCGGTTGCTCGCGCTCGGCGACCTGAGTTGCGCGACGGTCGCGGCGTTCGGCACGGGCGCGATGCATTTCGAGCGGATCGAGGAACTCCTCGCCGAACTCGAAAACGAATTAGCGCCCGGCACGGTTGTGCTGGTAAAGGGGTCGCGCTTCATGCAGATGGAGCGCGTGGTCAAGAGTTTCACGGAAGCGTCCGACGCGCCGGGGATGCAGGAACACTGA
- the mraY gene encoding phospho-N-acetylmuramoyl-pentapeptide-transferase: MLLWLFQQLGEDIRAFNVFNYLTLRAVLAALTALTISFIVGPAVIRKLTALKIGQSVRSDGPQTHLVKAGTPTMGGALILVSVAVTTLLWADLSNDYVWLALMTLLGFGVIGWVDDWRKVVEKNSRGLASRWKYFWQSAIGLVVAVYLWQTASLPAHTELIIPFLKQATFGLSAAAFIALTYFVIVGASNAVNLTDGLDGLAILPTVMVASALAIFAYVAGNAVFSKYLGVPFVPGAGELAIFCAAMAGAGLAFLWFNAYPAEVFMGDVGALALGAALGVVAVVVRQEIILFIMCGVFVMETLSVMIQVASFKLTGKRVFRMAPIHHHYELKGWKENQVVVRFWIISMMLVLIGLSSLKLR, encoded by the coding sequence ATGCTGCTGTGGCTATTCCAACAACTCGGCGAGGACATCCGCGCGTTCAACGTCTTCAACTACCTGACCTTGCGCGCCGTGCTCGCCGCGCTGACCGCACTGACGATCTCGTTCATCGTCGGCCCGGCCGTGATCCGCAAGCTGACCGCGCTGAAAATCGGCCAGTCGGTGCGCAGCGACGGGCCGCAGACCCATCTCGTCAAGGCCGGGACACCGACCATGGGCGGTGCGCTGATTCTCGTCTCGGTCGCGGTCACGACGCTGCTGTGGGCCGACCTATCCAACGACTACGTGTGGCTCGCGCTCATGACGCTGCTCGGTTTCGGCGTCATCGGCTGGGTCGACGACTGGCGCAAGGTCGTCGAAAAGAACTCGCGCGGCCTCGCCTCGCGCTGGAAATACTTCTGGCAATCGGCGATCGGCCTCGTCGTCGCGGTCTATCTGTGGCAGACGGCGAGCCTGCCCGCCCACACCGAACTCATCATCCCCTTCCTCAAGCAGGCGACGTTCGGCCTCTCGGCCGCGGCCTTCATCGCGCTCACCTACTTCGTCATCGTCGGTGCGAGCAACGCGGTCAATCTCACCGACGGACTGGACGGCCTCGCGATCCTGCCAACCGTGATGGTGGCGTCGGCGCTCGCGATCTTCGCCTACGTCGCGGGCAACGCGGTGTTCTCCAAATATCTTGGCGTCCCCTTCGTTCCAGGTGCCGGCGAACTCGCGATCTTCTGCGCCGCGATGGCCGGCGCCGGCCTCGCCTTTCTGTGGTTCAACGCCTACCCAGCCGAGGTGTTCATGGGTGACGTCGGCGCGCTCGCGCTCGGCGCCGCGCTCGGCGTCGTCGCCGTCGTCGTGCGCCAGGAGATCATCCTTTTCATCATGTGCGGCGTGTTCGTCATGGAGACCCTGTCGGTGATGATCCAGGTCGCCTCGTTCAAGCTGACCGGCAAGCGCGTCTTCCGCATGGCGCCGATTCACCACCACTACGAACTGAAGGGCTGGAAGGAAAACCAGGTAGTCGTGCGTTTCTGGATCATCAGCATGATGCTGGTGTTGATCGGCCTGTCGAGCCTCAAACTTCGATGA
- the murD gene encoding UDP-N-acetylmuramoyl-L-alanine--D-glutamate ligase: protein MNYDALQLSGRKVLVLGLGDTGLSCARWLSVHGADVSVADSREAPPHAARLAETLPQVALFTGPFEAAHLAAADMLVLSPGVPLSEPAVAQAVAQGVEAVGDVELFARALAVLNAQRAALPAPQAAMRVIAITGSNGKSTVTAMCGDMCRMAGLTVCVAGNIGLPVLDALHEIEQGAAPLPQVWVLELSSFQLETTSSLDATAAAVLNLSEDHMDRYPDMAAYAAAKARIFSGNGVQVLNRDDPRTLAMAIPGRHVVSFGLDRCPTDENFGLCEDELCLGGDMLMPLSVLAVPGLHNAANALAALALTRALDLPIEALLRGLMHFKGLPHRVEKVADIDGVTWYDDSKGTNVGATEAALYGMGRRKAVVILGGDGKGQDFGPLKAAVAANARAVVLIGRDAVAIEAAIEDSGVASYRADTLPDAVEQAARLAEPGDAVLLSPACASFDMFRNYVHRAEVFVDAVKKLAAQRAQV from the coding sequence ATGAACTACGACGCGCTGCAACTCTCCGGCCGAAAGGTCCTCGTGCTCGGCCTCGGCGACACCGGCCTGTCTTGCGCGCGTTGGCTCAGCGTGCATGGCGCCGACGTGAGCGTCGCCGACAGCCGCGAAGCGCCGCCCCATGCGGCCCGCCTCGCCGAGACGCTGCCGCAGGTTGCGCTTTTCACCGGGCCGTTCGAGGCGGCGCATCTGGCCGCGGCCGACATGCTCGTGCTGAGTCCGGGCGTGCCCCTGTCCGAGCCGGCGGTTGCCCAAGCGGTCGCGCAGGGCGTCGAAGCGGTCGGCGACGTCGAGCTGTTCGCCCGCGCGCTGGCCGTGCTGAATGCGCAGCGCGCGGCTTTGCCGGCGCCGCAGGCGGCGATGCGCGTGATCGCGATCACGGGGAGCAACGGCAAGAGCACGGTCACCGCGATGTGCGGCGACATGTGCCGGATGGCCGGTCTCACCGTGTGCGTCGCCGGAAACATCGGCCTGCCGGTGCTCGACGCGCTGCATGAGATCGAGCAGGGCGCCGCGCCGCTGCCGCAGGTCTGGGTGCTCGAGTTGTCGAGCTTCCAGCTCGAGACGACCTCGAGCCTCGACGCCACGGCGGCGGCTGTCCTCAACCTGTCCGAGGACCACATGGACCGCTACCCCGACATGGCCGCGTACGCGGCGGCGAAGGCGCGCATCTTCAGCGGAAATGGCGTGCAGGTGCTGAACCGCGACGACCCGCGCACGCTCGCGATGGCGATTCCCGGTCGACATGTCGTGAGCTTCGGCCTCGACCGCTGTCCGACCGACGAGAACTTCGGCCTGTGCGAGGACGAACTGTGCCTCGGCGGCGACATGTTGATGCCCTTGTCGGTGCTCGCCGTCCCCGGCCTTCATAACGCCGCGAACGCGCTCGCCGCGCTCGCGCTGACCCGTGCGCTCGATCTGCCGATCGAGGCCCTGCTGCGCGGCTTGATGCATTTCAAGGGCCTGCCGCATCGCGTCGAGAAAGTCGCCGACATCGACGGCGTGACCTGGTACGACGACTCCAAGGGCACCAATGTCGGTGCGACCGAGGCGGCTCTCTACGGCATGGGGCGGAGAAAAGCGGTCGTCATCCTCGGCGGCGACGGCAAGGGGCAGGATTTCGGTCCGCTCAAGGCCGCGGTCGCGGCCAATGCGCGCGCCGTCGTGTTGATCGGCCGCGACGCTGTGGCCATCGAGGCCGCGATCGAAGACTCGGGCGTCGCGAGCTACCGCGCCGACACGCTGCCCGACGCGGTCGAGCAGGCGGCGCGTCTTGCCGAGCCGGGCGACGCGGTGCTGCTGTCGCCGGCCTGCGCGAGCTTCGACATGTTCCGCAACTACGTTCACCGCGCCGAGGTCTTCGTCGACGCGGTGAAGAAACTCGCCGCGCAAAGGGCGCAGGTCTGA
- the ftsW gene encoding putative lipid II flippase FtsW, producing the protein MLYTARAPKPSAELDFSLLWLALGLLAIGLVMVYSASIATAEAARYTGHNGEYYLLRQGMFILLGVGVAVAAFQVPTRVWQQAAPYLFLAGLLLLAVVLIPGIGREVNGSRRWIPLGFANLQPSEIMKFLAVLYAADYTTRKAAFMHDFKKGFLPMAAVMMLAGALLLKEPDFGAFVVIVAIAMGILFLGGLDWKVFAGLIVVLVIGFALLIFTSEYRMQRILGFMDPFADPYGKGYQLSHALIAFGRGEWLGLGLGGSVEKLFYLPEAHTDFLLAVIAEEFGFVGVAVVIGLFAWLLVKAFVIGHRAAQLERNFCALVAQGIGIWLGVQALINMGVNVGLLPTKGLTLPFLSFGGSGVVANCIAVAVLLRIDWEHRQMMRGKTF; encoded by the coding sequence ATGCTGTATACCGCACGCGCCCCCAAGCCCAGCGCCGAGCTCGATTTCAGCCTGCTCTGGCTCGCGCTCGGCCTGCTCGCGATCGGTCTCGTCATGGTGTATTCGGCGTCGATCGCGACCGCGGAGGCGGCCAGGTACACCGGCCACAACGGCGAATACTATCTGCTGCGCCAGGGCATGTTCATCCTGCTCGGCGTCGGCGTTGCGGTCGCCGCGTTCCAGGTTCCGACGCGGGTGTGGCAGCAGGCCGCGCCCTACCTGTTCCTCGCCGGCCTGTTGCTGCTGGCCGTCGTGCTGATCCCGGGGATCGGTCGCGAGGTCAACGGCAGCCGGCGCTGGATCCCGCTCGGCTTCGCCAACCTGCAGCCGTCCGAGATCATGAAATTCCTCGCCGTGCTCTACGCGGCCGACTACACGACGCGCAAGGCCGCGTTCATGCATGACTTCAAGAAGGGCTTCCTGCCGATGGCGGCGGTGATGATGCTCGCCGGCGCGCTGCTGCTGAAGGAGCCCGACTTCGGCGCCTTCGTCGTCATCGTCGCGATCGCGATGGGCATCTTGTTTCTTGGCGGCCTCGACTGGAAGGTGTTCGCGGGGCTGATCGTCGTGCTCGTGATCGGGTTCGCGCTGCTAATCTTCACTTCCGAATACCGGATGCAGCGCATCCTCGGCTTCATGGACCCGTTCGCCGATCCCTACGGCAAGGGCTATCAGCTGTCGCACGCGCTGATCGCCTTCGGTCGCGGCGAGTGGCTCGGCCTGGGCCTCGGCGGCAGCGTCGAGAAGCTGTTCTACCTGCCCGAGGCGCACACCGATTTCCTGCTCGCCGTCATCGCCGAGGAATTCGGCTTCGTCGGCGTCGCCGTCGTGATTGGCCTGTTCGCCTGGCTGCTCGTCAAGGCCTTCGTCATCGGCCACCGCGCGGCGCAACTGGAGCGCAACTTCTGTGCGCTCGTCGCGCAAGGCATCGGCATCTGGCTCGGCGTGCAGGCGCTCATCAACATGGGCGTGAACGTCGGCCTGCTGCCGACCAAGGGCCTGACGCTGCCCTTCCTGTCTTTCGGCGGCAGCGGCGTCGTCGCCAACTGCATCGCAGTCGCCGTGCTGCTGCGCATCGACTGGGAACATCGTCAGATGATGCGGGGGAAGACCTTCTGA
- the murG gene encoding undecaprenyldiphospho-muramoylpentapeptide beta-N-acetylglucosaminyltransferase, translating to MAAANRTLMVMAGGTGGHVYPALAVAETLRERGWSVFWLGTRAGLEARVVPAAGIDMVWVSMGGVRGKGLVKKLLLPAMLLVAFAQSLGAILRRRPDVVLGMGGYTAFPGGMMASLLNRPLVVHEQNSVGGLTNRLLACLADRVLTAFPAVFTHAHDKPIPCRRVSAEWVGNPVRGDITAAPAGERAARSGPLRLLVVGGSLGASALNELVPRALALLPEAQRPRVVHQSGRRHVDALRAGYAAAAVDAEVRDYIDDMAAAYRDCDFAICRAGAMTVAELACAGVPALLVPFPFAVDDHQTGNAAFLAEAGAAWLVQQKDLSAEALAELIAGIDRNRLAAMSEQAVRLAKPDATGRVADICEALAK from the coding sequence ATGGCCGCCGCGAACCGCACCCTCATGGTCATGGCCGGCGGCACGGGCGGCCACGTCTACCCTGCGCTCGCCGTTGCCGAGACCTTGCGCGAGCGCGGCTGGAGCGTGTTCTGGCTCGGCACGCGCGCCGGGCTCGAGGCGCGTGTGGTCCCGGCCGCGGGAATCGACATGGTCTGGGTCTCGATGGGCGGCGTGCGCGGCAAGGGTCTCGTGAAGAAGCTGCTGCTGCCGGCGATGCTGCTCGTCGCATTCGCCCAGAGCCTCGGCGCGATCCTGCGCCGGCGCCCCGACGTCGTGCTCGGCATGGGCGGCTACACGGCCTTTCCGGGCGGCATGATGGCGAGCCTGTTGAACCGGCCGCTCGTCGTGCACGAACAGAATTCCGTCGGCGGGTTGACCAACCGCCTGCTGGCCTGCCTGGCCGACCGTGTGCTGACCGCATTCCCCGCGGTATTCACCCATGCCCACGACAAGCCGATTCCGTGCCGGCGCGTGTCGGCCGAATGGGTCGGTAACCCGGTGCGCGGCGACATCACGGCCGCGCCGGCCGGGGAACGCGCGGCGCGCAGCGGCCCGCTGCGCCTGCTCGTCGTCGGCGGGAGCCTCGGCGCGAGCGCGCTGAACGAGCTGGTGCCGCGCGCGCTGGCGCTGCTGCCCGAGGCGCAGCGGCCGCGCGTCGTGCACCAGTCAGGACGCCGCCACGTCGACGCGCTGCGCGCCGGCTATGCCGCGGCCGCCGTCGACGCCGAGGTGCGCGACTACATCGACGACATGGCTGCGGCCTACCGTGACTGCGACTTCGCGATCTGCCGCGCCGGCGCCATGACCGTCGCCGAACTCGCGTGCGCGGGCGTGCCGGCGCTGCTCGTGCCCTTCCCGTTCGCGGTCGACGACCACCAGACCGGCAACGCGGCCTTCCTGGCCGAGGCCGGCGCGGCCTGGCTCGTGCAGCAGAAGGACCTGAGCGCCGAAGCGCTGGCTGAATTGATCGCCGGCATCGACCGCAACCGGCTCGCGGCGATGTCCGAGCAGGCCGTGCGGCTCGCCAAGCCCGATGCGACCGGGCGCGTCGCCGACATCTGCGAGGCCCTCGCGAAATGA